The nucleotide window ACTGCGGAGGTCGACGCCGAATGACATCTTTGCCCCCTGAGGTGGACGCCGACTCTTCGCTCCCTGAGGTGCCAGGGGACGACCCTCTGCTCCCTGAGGTGCGAGCGAAGCGAGCCTCGAAGGGTCCCGACACCGACCCTCTGCCCCCTGAGGTGCGAGCGCAGCGAGCCACGAAGGGCGCCCCAGAGACCGACGAATTCGCCGGCTTCGACGACCTGCCCACCGTCGCGAACCGCGCGGCGTCGCACACGCCGGACGCACCGCGCTTCGACGGCGACGTCAGCGAGCTGCCCGACCGCGCGTGCTGGGCGCTGCAGAACCTGTTGACCCGCCGCTACATCAGCGGTGACCGGCAACCGCAGCTGTGGTCGTGGGTCTCCGAGTACCAGGACGCCCTGCGCGGCCGCCTCTCCGAACTCGACCTCCGGCTGCGGATCGTCGACGAGCTGCAGGTCGCCTTCGTCGAGCAGGCCGGTTACGACTCCCGCTGGGGCCGAAAGATCCTCAAGCGCGAGACGATTCACACCTACGACGCGATCTTGGCGCTGCACCTGGCCAAGTACGTGCGCGCCGCCCGCGATGAGTCCGTCCTGATCACCCGCGAGGAGATTCACGAGCTGTTCGCCGGCGTCACCAACACCATCGACCGCGACCTCGCGCTCTTCGACAAGCGCATCGAACGCGCGCTCGACAAGATGGAGGAGCTCGAGTTCCTGCGCAAGCAGCGCGACGATGCCGACACCTTCATCGTCAGCCCGGTGATCTCCGCGGTGATGACGGCGTCGGTGATCACCGACCTACAGCGGCAATTCGAGCAGTTCATCGGATCCGGTGACACCGGGGAAGTGCCGCCGGAGGACCTCGCCGACGAGCCGGCCGAGCGCGACGACGACGCGGCCGATCTCGACAACGCCTACGGAGACGACGAAGGAGACGACTGGTGAGCGGGCAGGTCGACCAGTACCACCTGTCCCGGTTGCAGCTGATCAACTGGGGCGTGTTCGACGGATATCACTCGATCCCGTTCAGTCCCAACGGTTCTCTGATCACCGGCTCGTCGGGTAGCGGCAAGTCGTCGTTGCTCGACGCCATCTCGCTGGCGTTCCTGCCGGATCATCGGCGCAACTTCAACGCCTCGGGTGATGCGACGGCGGCCGGATCCTCCAGCGGCAAGCGCACGGTGGGCAAGTACGTGCGCGGCGCGTGGGGCGAGCGGCGCGACGGCACCAACGCCCACCGCGAGATCATGTACCTGCGCGGTACCGGCCCGGCGTGGGCGGCCATCTCGGTCACCTATACCTCCAGCTCCGGCGAGGCCATCACCGGCCTCGTCTTGAAATGGCTTGCCGCGGGCAAGATGACAGATGCCCACAGTTCGTATTTCATCTACGACGGCGACGCCGACATCGTCGAGGCCTGCAACGAGTGGGCCGCCAACAACTACAACTCGGCCAAGTTCCGCGACCGCGGCTGGCGCGGCGGACCCGGCGAGGGCAAGTACCTCTCGACGCTGTACTCGCTCATCGGCATCCGCGGCTCCGACGCCGCACAGCAGCTCCTCGGAAAAGCCAAGTCGCTCAAGAGCGTCGGCGGTCTCGCGCAGTTCGTGCGGGAGTTCATGCTCGACGCCCCGACCAGCATCGTCGGGATCGCCGACGCCCTCGACCAGATCGACCCGCTCGTCGAAGCGCGTGAACTGCTCGACGTCGCGCGCCGCAAGCGCACCATCCTCGGCAACATCGAGGAGGTGCACGAGCGGTACGCGGGGGAGGCGGCCACGTTCTCCGTCCTCGACACCATCGACAACACCACCATTCGCAGCTACGTCAACAACCTGCGGATCCGCAACGCGGAGCCCGAGGTTGCCGACCTCGACGACCAGATCACCCGCCTCGACGGTGATCTCGCCGCGCTGACCACCCAGCACGACCAGCTCCGCCAGGACCACAGCCTGCTGCTGTCCCGGATCGCCACCTCCACCGGCGATCTCGCTCCGCTGCGCGAACAGCTCGGTGGCGCACAGAAACTCAGCACCGAGGTCACCGCCCGACGTAACGCGTACGAGGACAAGGTCTCCGCTCTCGGCTTCACCCCGCCCACGCGGGCCGAGGGATTCTGGCTGCTCCGCGAGGAACTTCAGGAGGAGGCCACCAAGATCGACGGCCAGCTCGACGCCGGTCGCGCTCACTATGCCGAGGCGCTGGCCAGCGAGGTCGCTGCTCGTACCCGCCGCGACGCCGCGATGGAGGAACTCGGCCGCGTCGAGAACGCCGGCTCCGCGCTCCCGCGCACCGAGCACGAGATGCGCCGCGTCATCGCCCACGGCCTGCAGATCGACGAGTCCGAGCTGAAGTACGTCGCCGAGCTCGTCGAACTCGATCCCGACGAGGAGCGCTGGCGTCTGGCCGTTGAGAAGGTGTTGCGCAACGTCGGCCTTCGTCTATTGGTGCCCGACAAGCACTTCCGCGCCGCCCTGCGCTTCGTGAACTCGCACGACATGCGCGGCCGGATCCAGCTGCACCAGGCCGATTCTCGCCCAATGCCGGTCCTCGAGCCAGGGACTCTGGCCTCGAAGCTCCGTCCCGTCGATGCCTCGCACCCGGGTGCGGCCGAGGCGATGACCGTCCTGTCGAAGCTGGGCAGCCACATGTGTGTGGACAGTCCTGGCGAGTTTTCCCAGTACGCTAAGGCCGTCACCGACCAGGGGTTGCGTAAGGATTCGGCAAAGCTCGCGGTGAAGGACGACCGCCAGCAGTTGCGCCGGTCGCAGTACATCTTCGTCGGCGACGTCGCGTCGAAGATCGCCGCGCTTCGCGACGAACTCGACTACGAGGAGCGGGCGTTCGAGGATGCCCGTCAGGATTGCGCCGAGCTCGATCGGGAGCGCAGCGCAAAGGAGAAGCGTCGCGACGCGTATCGCCGTGTGTGCGAGCAATTCACGCAGTGGAACGAGATCGACGTCGACTCCGTCGATGACCGCGTCGACCAGCTCACCGATCAGTACGACCTGCTGATCGAGGAAAACCCCGACGTTGAGGCGTTGCAGCGCAAGGCTGAAGACCTGTGGGAGCAGGTGCGCAACGCGATTTCGCAGGCAGCGCTGGTCAAGGACAAGATCGCTCGCCAGGACTCCCGCCGCACCCAGCTCCTGGACCTCATCGACCGGTTGAAGCCCGAAGACGTCCCCGCCCAGGCGGAGAAGACCCTCGACGGGTTCCGCGAGGACCTTTCGGCGACTCTCGACGTGCTCAACCCGGAGCCGTACCGCCAGGAGATCGTCAAGGCCGCGAGCCGTGAGCGCGACCGCATGCGTTCGGATGCTCGACGCTCCCGCGACGAGCTGGCCCGCATCCTCGACACCTACGACGAGGAGTTCCCGGACGCCATCCCCAACGACAGCGACGACTTCGACGAACGCCTTCACGACTACGTCGCCGTCTGCCGCCGAATCGACGAACGCGAGCTGCCCGCCGCCTACGAGCGGATGCGCCGTCTCATCACCGAGCAGGCGCCGGGCGCGATCCTGGGCCTGCACATGGCCGCCGACGCCGAGGAACGACGCATCGTCGAGCAGATCGAGCGCGTCAACACCGGCCTCGGTGCGGTGGCGTTCAACCGCGGCACCCGTCTGCGGCTGCGACCCGGTCGCAAGAAGCTCGCCGCGGTCGAGGAGCTGACCGAGAAGGCCCGCCAGATCTCGAACCGCGCGACGGCGGTGAGCTTCGGCGATGAGCAGGCAATCCTCGAGCAGTACTCCGACATCCTGCTGCTGCGCGAACGTCTCGCCGGCAATACCCCGGAGGACCGCCAGTGGACGCGCGACGCCCTGGACGTGCGCAACCGCTTCGACTTCTACTGCGAGGAACACGACGCCGAGTCGGGGGAGACCATCCGCACCTACTCCAACGCCGGCGACAACTCCGGTGGCGAGCAGGAGAAGCTGATGGCCTTCTGTCTCGCCGGTGCGCTGAGCTTCAACCTGGCCAGCCCGCACGGCAACGACAACCGGCCCATCTTCGCCCAGCTGATGCTCGACGAGGCGTTCTCCAAGTCCGACCCACAGTTCGCACAGCAGGCGCTGTCGGCGTTCCGCAAGTTCGGCTTCCAGCTGATCATCGTCGCCACGGTCCAGAACACCAGCACGATCCAGCCGTACGTCGACAACGTCGTGATGGTGTCGAAGACCGAGGCTGGGCCTGAGCTGCGGCCAATTGCTACCGCTACTTCGACGGGGATTAAGGCGTTCTCGGAGTTGAGGCGGTCGGGGAGTCAGTTGCCCGTCTAGCGCTGTGCTAGCCGAAGATTCGACGGGCATCCCTGCGCAGTTGAGCCGCCCGCGAGGTGCCCAGTTGCTAGTCGAGCTGTCGACAAAGCGTTCTCTACGCTGGTTAAGCCGTCGACGAGCGCTCCCACTGCCGCTTGAGCCGTCCAAGAGCGGCCCTTCTGCTGGTTGAGCCGTCGACGAGCGCTAGCGAGGAGGCGTGTCGAAACCACCTGGCGACCAGACCTCGGGCGGTTACACCCTCAACCCACTAGTGGTTCCCACAAGATGCGCTCGACGCCGACCCTCCGAGCCGGGTGCATCTAACGCCCATAGGGACGCGTCGGTGCAGTATGCATCTGCGTCCGGGCTTGGGACTGCACTCCGACTAGGTTGATGACATGTCCGACTACTGGGTCGAGTTCATGAGCCTCGACGCCGACGAGAATCAAGCGTCAGATCTCGTTGACGCGCAGATCACTTGGCTGCTCAGCCAGGAGATCATTGCGCCATCAGCAAAGCCGGACGCGTTCTATGGGACTTTCCGCGAAGGCCCGCGATTCGCCGATGCCATGGACCCGGAATGGATTGAAACCGGCGCCGTCGCCGGAGGTCGGTACATCTTGTTCGGTGTGCGGATCAAGAAGGGCTGGCAGATGTCTCACAACATCGGTGGCTTCGAAGGTCCGCCGTGTCCTCGGTGCGGCCACCAGCAATTCGACGGCGGCGCAGCGGGTGCACTCATACTCGACTGGTACGAATCACGGGCAGAACCGACCGTGAACTGTACGAACTGCGGACACATTGATCTGATCGGGAACTGGCCCCACGAGCTTTTCGGCTACTGCAACTACGCCTCTCTGTCTTTCATCAACTGTCCGACGCTCGCAGGGGAGTTCAGCGACGAGCTCCTCGCGCGTCTCGGGAATCGTCCTCGGGCCATCGATGTGAGGCTGTAGACACCGACTCGTGCTTCTTCGACACATCAGACGTCGTGCAACGCGCCACGGTCACTTTGACGACATCTGGCTGCTGAGCGACTGAACCAACGAGTTCAGACACACGCTGACCTGCCGCGCCGCGTGTCTGATTAGGTGAACCTATGAGCAACGCCGCCAACGGTTCCGGCCATCCCCTTCGTCGTTCACGGACGGATTGAGGCCCTGGGCGCTGATGCAGTCGTGGTGCCGACCGACGCAGACTTCGAAGTCGAACCGCACTAGTACCCGCTGTTCGGCGGTGAGCAACCCTCGAAACCCGATACCTAGGACAAGGCCTTCTGTCGCGACGCCCAGGACGGGCACAACTGGTTTGTGAACGTCATCGACCACTCCGCAGCCGTTGGCGCCCAGCTGGCTGATCGCCTACGAGCTGTCCTGGCCGACGTAGCTCGCGCGTTCGAGCCGAGTGGCCACGTCCACCCGTGGTGGCTATGCCCGTCTTCGGCATAGCCGGGGGAGGGAAGGGAGGTCTCAAGGGGCTGGTTATCAGAGACCTCGTCACGTTGCTGCGGAGCGTGGCGGCCGACCGCTCGCTCGATGTGGCTCTGGTGACCCCTGACCGGTCCGTCTACAGCGCACTTCAACATTTCCGGAGAACAGCGACTGCTGTCCATTGGGAGCTCAGCCCCGGACAGCTTCGAGTCGCGAAGGATCTCGGTACCCGGGCACGCGATGGCGACCTCGCGCTGTTTCTCGGTGCTGGGGTCAGCGTGTCTGCGGGGCTTCCGGGTTGGAAAGCACTCCTAGAAGAGCTGGGATCG belongs to Gordonia sp. KTR9 and includes:
- a CDS encoding DUF4194 domain-containing protein produces the protein MTSLPPEVDADSSLPEVPGDDPLLPEVRAKRASKGPDTDPLPPEVRAQRATKGAPETDEFAGFDDLPTVANRAASHTPDAPRFDGDVSELPDRACWALQNLLTRRYISGDRQPQLWSWVSEYQDALRGRLSELDLRLRIVDELQVAFVEQAGYDSRWGRKILKRETIHTYDAILALHLAKYVRAARDESVLITREEIHELFAGVTNTIDRDLALFDKRIERALDKMEELEFLRKQRDDADTFIVSPVISAVMTASVITDLQRQFEQFIGSGDTGEVPPEDLADEPAERDDDAADLDNAYGDDEGDDW
- a CDS encoding ATP-binding protein, with the protein product MSGQVDQYHLSRLQLINWGVFDGYHSIPFSPNGSLITGSSGSGKSSLLDAISLAFLPDHRRNFNASGDATAAGSSSGKRTVGKYVRGAWGERRDGTNAHREIMYLRGTGPAWAAISVTYTSSSGEAITGLVLKWLAAGKMTDAHSSYFIYDGDADIVEACNEWAANNYNSAKFRDRGWRGGPGEGKYLSTLYSLIGIRGSDAAQQLLGKAKSLKSVGGLAQFVREFMLDAPTSIVGIADALDQIDPLVEARELLDVARRKRTILGNIEEVHERYAGEAATFSVLDTIDNTTIRSYVNNLRIRNAEPEVADLDDQITRLDGDLAALTTQHDQLRQDHSLLLSRIATSTGDLAPLREQLGGAQKLSTEVTARRNAYEDKVSALGFTPPTRAEGFWLLREELQEEATKIDGQLDAGRAHYAEALASEVAARTRRDAAMEELGRVENAGSALPRTEHEMRRVIAHGLQIDESELKYVAELVELDPDEERWRLAVEKVLRNVGLRLLVPDKHFRAALRFVNSHDMRGRIQLHQADSRPMPVLEPGTLASKLRPVDASHPGAAEAMTVLSKLGSHMCVDSPGEFSQYAKAVTDQGLRKDSAKLAVKDDRQQLRRSQYIFVGDVASKIAALRDELDYEERAFEDARQDCAELDRERSAKEKRRDAYRRVCEQFTQWNEIDVDSVDDRVDQLTDQYDLLIEENPDVEALQRKAEDLWEQVRNAISQAALVKDKIARQDSRRTQLLDLIDRLKPEDVPAQAEKTLDGFREDLSATLDVLNPEPYRQEIVKAASRERDRMRSDARRSRDELARILDTYDEEFPDAIPNDSDDFDERLHDYVAVCRRIDERELPAAYERMRRLITEQAPGAILGLHMAADAEERRIVEQIERVNTGLGAVAFNRGTRLRLRPGRKKLAAVEELTEKARQISNRATAVSFGDEQAILEQYSDILLLRERLAGNTPEDRQWTRDALDVRNRFDFYCEEHDAESGETIRTYSNAGDNSGGEQEKLMAFCLAGALSFNLASPHGNDNRPIFAQLMLDEAFSKSDPQFAQQALSAFRKFGFQLIIVATVQNTSTIQPYVDNVVMVSKTEAGPELRPIATATSTGIKAFSELRRSGSQLPV